The genomic window GCCCCTGTCTTAATTCTGAGTGTGGACCCAAATGCCACTGAGGTGGCTGGTGGGGGTCAGGAGCCTTTAAGGTAGATTGTCAGAGTGACTGGCTAAGAGTGTTTTTTGACCTTGGAGACTGGTCCACAGACATCTCCATCTCCCCTTCTAGCCTGAAAGAAGGGGAGATAAAGAGAACAGTGTCTCTAGCTGTGATTTCATCTTCTCTAAGGCTTCCACAGCGCTTAGGAGCAGGGGATCTGGAGTTAGACAGCCTGGGATATGAATCCCAGGCccgccacttactagctgtgtgacctccggcaagtcactttacctctcagAGCCTTGCAATAGAAATAGTAGTTGTGAATATCATATAGTGTGTCCTAGGTGTTTTTCTTATCAATGTATTAACTCGTCTCATCCTTACAACCCTATGTGGTAGGAAccattacccccattttacaactAAGGAAAGTGAGAGACAGAGCAGTTACTGACTTGTCTGAGAGTCACGTGGCTAAGGAAATGGGGGAAAACCTTTCactccaggcagtctggctccagagtctatgcTCAATGACATGCTACATGCCCTcctatataaagtgcttagaacagtgccggGGACGTAATGccccaggaagggaggagggataAGGGTTTCAGCTCCCACAAGTTAGGTGTCTAGACTCGGAAAGTGgcatgaaagagaaggaaaagcccAGAAAGAAGTCTGTTGTCACTTCTTAGAGCTCCAACTCACAGCAGAATCTGCAACAACCAGTCTGGCCAGAGCCAACCGGTCTATAAAGCTGTTTTATAGACCCCTTCAAGAACGGGTTGCGGGGGAAAGCCCTGGGAAGGCCTGGCCACTCACTCCCCCAGCAGCAGGGCAGGCTTGCCAGCCAGGATGGCTGTGGTCACTTTGtttccacaagggagccaagaagggGGCCTGGAGAGGCATGTGAGGACACTCCTGCCAGTTTGGGGGAAGAGAGCTCACCGTAGGGGTATCTCATAAGCTGCAGCATGAGCCTCTCAGGTGTCTGGGTCTTGCTGGGAAGGCAGACACCAAAGCCACGGGGTCTGGCAGCACCCTGCCTGTGCCAGGGTCTCTGCTTGTCTGTTCTCCGAGTGTGCCCACCCCATCCGCCCCTAGCAAGGTGATGCTAAGTCTGGGCACCACTCTCTTTCAAAGTCTGTATACTATTGTAGCTGGCACCACCTGCTGGGCCTGGTCCCCACCACCCTTCCCATGAATGCTGAACTTGGCCAGCATGCAGAAGAGGGTCTGGGCTTCTGGAAAGTAAGGAATTCTAGCTTTTCTTGAGGAGGGCTACAGGGACATGGGAACAACTTAGCAAAAGCTTAATTTCAATATTAATCTTGCACTCAGAGTCTAAGAATGAGTCTCCCTatagggaaggaggagaggccctctctgctccctccctccactaCAAGGCTACCTAACTGCCAGGCCAAGAAATCTCCATAGACAGCGGGGACAGAGCAGGGCTGCTAAGAGCTAAACATGCCCCTTTCCTGGGAATGCTCCTAGGCTTGGGCCACAAAACTAGGAGAATGCTCCCTTCTCAAAGACCTCTCCCTCCCATGCAAGAGCCAGACCCCAAGCAGCCCCACCCTCCTAGAACACCAGGTTGCAGAGACTCCCTGGTACATCCCACCCCGAGGAAGACTTACCTGCTGCAAAAGGCATTTTGTAGGGGCAGCCGCCACAGGTAGTGCCAATGTGGGTAAGAGACGAGGGCAACATTTCACAGATGCTGTAGCCATTCACTCCAGAGTCCTCGCTGGAGCAGTAGCGAGAGCCCCAGGCAGGGTGCTGGAAAGGGCTGCCTGCGGGCACTGAGCTTGGGGCCAAGAGGAGCCCCTCGTTAGGTGCAGCCACTGGGGACAGCTTGCCCTCGGGGAGCATGGGGCAGAGGGAGTAGCCCCCACACTGCAGCCCCTCTTGGCTGTAGTACAGGTAGAATTTGCCTAGCTCAGTCAGCTCAGGCCGACCACACAGGCCACTGTAATCGGCGGGGTTGCCAGGCATCGGCAGCGGGGACAGCTGGGGTGTGGGGAAAGAGGGCTGGTGCAGTTCCTGTTTGGGGGCAGGTGACTCCTCGCCTGGGCGCCCAGGTTCCGGCTTCAGGGCTGCCTGCCCACCCATgagcaggggcaggtgggagcGCAGCCCCAAGGGGCTCTCCAGACCCTTAGTCAAGGGCTGGTAAGGTGGCTGGATGGATGGCCTACGAAGGGTGGCAGGTGGCCATGGCTCCTCAGGGTGTCCTTGCCAGCTGAGTGGCCCTGCAGCCTCCCCAGAGCCAGCCCCCTGCCGGGCCTTGGGACAGTTCTTGCCATTGACCTTGGCCCACTTTGGCCTCGGGGCCTTCAGTGCCGCTGGCTCAGTGGAACGCCCGTCAGCTTCAGGATGGGCACGAGGCAGCCGCAGGGGCAGCTCCCGCTCCTGGCTCAGCTTTAGGAAAGCAGCTGCATTCAGGCTGGCCAGTCTCTTGGGAGCTGGGTCACCATCTCGGCGGGCAGCTTCATCCAGTGCTGGCTCTGGAGACAGGTCCCGACTTCCTCCTCCAAGGTCCCCAGGTCGGGGCCGCTTCTTGGAGGACCAGCCCCCAGTGGCCCTGTCGCGGTCCCGGCTGCGGTGAGGGTCTCCCCCTCGACTGCGGCGGGTGCCCGCCAGGCTACTGGTGTCCTCCCGCTCCAGCAGCAGGTTATTGAGGGCCTCAGCATTGAGAGAGGCCAGGCGCCGCTTGCGGGGCTGGGCAAGGCCAGTGTCCTCGCTGGATGGAGCCGGGCTAGGGGGCTTGGGCAGGTCAGGGGGCAGCTCATCAGCCTCATCTGCACTCCGTGGACCGGCCACATTCTCCAGGCGGGTCAGCAGCACTTTGCAGGCCTTGGGCTTCTCAGGAACTAATGGGCGCTTACGCAGTGGGTAGTTCTTGCGGCGCCCTGTGAGGTGCCCTGGGCTCTCAGGCATGCCTGGCTCCACATCTTCTGCCCCCTGCTCCATATTACTGCCTTCCATTTGCAGGGGCTCTTGGCGGCCGGTGGGGCCCGAACTCAGCATGGGAAGGGACTTCCTCCGAGTGTGTGTCATGGAGTATCCTCCAATCTGCAGGACAGGAGGCAGGCAATGAGAGAGGCCCACCCTGGCCTGGCCTGCCTGCTTTCTCCCCGATGGCAGCCCATCCAGCATCCCCCTCACACAGTAATTCTGGCCTATCCCCACCCCATCTCCAGGCTGGATTTACCCAGGACACCTCTTCCAGAGGGCAAAGGTCTAGCAGGGTCGGGCTGCCTCACTCTCGTTTTAGCCTAGGGTCCCTCTCTGAACTAAGCCCTTGGAGAGCCCACAGAACAATGCAGACCCCAGGGTCATAAGACAGAAGGAGCTGGGGGCAAAGCTCTCTGTTCTCTCTACCTGTTCTGCCACCAGATACTCACTGCCAGACAGGAAGCTCTGAAGACACCAGGCCAGGGGGGGGACTTGGGTGGTGGGAGCCCCTCTATTCCTTCAAAAGCATTACTAACCCCTCCCCCATCTCGGGGTCTCTGAGATTGGCCACAGGAGGATAAGGAGTGGACAGTGAGGAGCTGAGATAAGGAAACTGCTCACTGGGCAGTGGGGGAGGCAAAGTCCAGTCTGTGAGGACACCCTGTCTGGCACGTATGGCAGAACAGCCATAACCTGGGTCTTGTCGGGAAAGCCCCCAAAGGGTAGAGCCCTGGCTTTGAGGAGCCTGTGGTCAAGGGAGGCCTCAGCCAACCCTAGGAGCTAGGCTACCTTGGTTCAATTCCAGGGAAGGGCAGCCCAAACTGTGCCAGTGCCTGGGGAAGGGCTGTCGGTAAGGCTGAGATGAGCATTCCCAGGTAGGAAAGCCAGGGACCACACACTAGATCTGTGGTATAGCTTTAAACTCCCACCAGCCACTAAGAGTTGGGAAAAGAAAGTATCAAAGAGAAGAACTAACTCAGGGGACAAACTGGGGCTGCCTTGTTAGTCCTGTCCTATTCCTCGGCTCTCTCTCCTGGTAGGCAAGATGCCAGACGGGGGGCAGGGTGGAGGAGTCACAGGAAGCCTAGAGTCCTGACAGAAAATGCCCACAACCAGGCATCATCTCCTACTTTTGCTTGGCAAACACTCCCCCGACCCCCATCAtacctggggcagcctgggcCCCGTCCTGAATGAAAAAGTCCAGAGCCGGCTGTGTGCGAGAAGCTGGCACAGCCAAAGCAATGAAGACTGGGGGTGCGGGTGTCAGTGTCTGGTCAGAGATGACTGAGCTGCTCACTCCCTACCTTCTCCCCAACCCAAAGCAAGGGGCCGCCAAGTAAGGTGCCAGACAAGGCTCTGGCCTCCCGGGCACCCTGcgacccctccccacccagcaggCCCAGGTTTTCAGCTTACTTTCCCCACTGCTGTTGTTATTCGCACGCACTCTACCCAAGGAGCTGAGAGCAGTCCCTGCTGGGCCAGGATTTAACCCTGACGGCCCCAAGCCTGAGGGCTCCCAGGGACTCCTGAGCCCTGCCCAGCTCGCTCCTGTGGCTTTGGGCCAGCGGCCGGGGTCACTGGGTCCCTTCTCTCCGGAGACGTGCTGCACTAGTTGAGAAAGGGGGCTCAGAAAACCAGGCTGAGGGCAGCATGGGCACTCCTCGGCCCCAAGAAAGGACTTGGAAAACTGGAAAAGGGGGGCAGCGTGCCAGGCATCGCTCTGGCCACGTGCAGGGACCTGCCACTGCTCACAGACCAGGCTCCAGGCAAGACGCAGAGTCACAGAAGGCAAACCCATTCATTCCTGAAGCACAGACAGGAGAGCTCCTACAAAATCCCAGGCATCTGCTAGGCTCCCTAAGACTTGTCCCTGCTTCTAATCAGGGTGCCTGCCCATCCTTGTTTGCTCAGCACGCTTATTGGCAATgcctcctttcactctcaaaagcatctgttggggccggccccgtggctgagtggttaagttttcacgctctgcttcagcagcccagggtttcgccagttcgaatcctgggtgcggacgtggcactgctcatcaggccatgctgaggcggcatcccacatgccacaactaggagaacctacaactaaaaatacacaactatgtaccagggggcttcggggagaaaaaggaaaagcaaaatctttaaaaaaaaaaaaaaaaagcatctgttGCTTACAACCCACACGCCCTTTTCTCAAATGCAGGGCACGCTGTGCTGGAGGTGGAGGAGTAGCAGCAAGGAGAAGCACATCTGTATTTCCTAGGAAAGCTGAGGCCCAACCTTCCCCACCCTCAAAGGGCCTGGAGACAGAGGACAGTAAACAGACCACACAGCTGAGGGGCCGAAGCCCCTCAATGGGCCCCAAGTTACCAGAGAAGTCAGGCCTGGGAATGGTGGGGGCCAAGGCTGAGGTCACCTGGGCTTGCGGCCTTTAAGGACACGGACATCATGTACACAGTAAGGAGGGGGAGATGGGAGAGCAAGCACAGGGAGGTGCTTCCAAGCCTGGCGAGCGGAGGAGCTCCAGCGGAGGGGTGGCTGGCCTGCTCCCGCTCCCCCGCCAGTTTGCCGGTGGACTGGCTGCATGGGTGGACGCGCCCAGGATTCTGGCACACTTGCCCACTTCTCAGTCTTGTCCTCTCAACACGCAAAAGGTCCCAAGCAGGGAGCGGCTAGGAGCAGGGCCTTCCATGTTCAGGAGCCTGTCTCCAGAACCTTGGAATTTGTTCCCTGTAGAGAGTCTTGCTCTTTCACCTCCCATTCAGCCCTCTAGTCCCTGAGGGACACCTACTGTCCCTGGGCTGACGATCCCAGGAAAGCTCTG from Equus asinus isolate D_3611 breed Donkey chromosome 2, EquAss-T2T_v2, whole genome shotgun sequence includes these protein-coding regions:
- the BAHD1 gene encoding bromo adjacent homology domain-containing 1 protein isoform X2, producing the protein MTHTRRKSLPMLSSGPTGRQEPLQMEGSNMEQGAEDVEPGMPESPGHLTGRRKNYPLRKRPLVPEKPKACKVLLTRLENVAGPRSADEADELPPDLPKPPSPAPSSEDTGLAQPRKRRLASLNAEALNNLLLEREDTSSLAGTRRSRGGDPHRSRDRDRATGGWSSKKRPRPGDLGGGSRDLSPEPALDEAARRDGDPAPKRLASLNAAAFLKLSQERELPLRLPRAHPEADGRSTEPAALKAPRPKWAKVNGKNCPKARQGAGSGEAAGPLSWQGHPEEPWPPATLRRPSIQPPYQPLTKGLESPLGLRSHLPLLMGGQAALKPEPGRPGEESPAPKQELHQPSFPTPQLSPLPMPGNPADYSGLCGRPELTELGKFYLYYSQEGLQCGGYSLCPMLPEGKLSPVAAPNEGLLLAPSSVPAGSPFQHPAWGSRYCSSEDSGVNGYSICEMLPSSLTHIGTTCGGCPYKMPFAAEGCRSLGQLEFPLPEAGHPASPAHPLLGCPVPSVPPAAEPVPHLQTPTSEPQTVARACPQSAKPPSGSKSGLRTGSSCRHTARSKAARRPSHPKQSRVQRPRPRRRRRRRTNGWVPVGAACEKAVYVLDEPEPAIRKSYQAVERHGETIRVRDTVLLKSGPRKTSTPYVAKISALWENPESGELMMSLLWYYRPEHLQGGRSPSMHENEVFASRHQDQNSVACIEEKCYVLTFAEYCRFCAMAKRRGEGLPSRKTALVPPSADYSTPPHRTVPEDTDPELVFLCRHVYDFRHGRILKNPQ
- the BAHD1 gene encoding bromo adjacent homology domain-containing 1 protein isoform X1 is translated as MTHTRRKSLPMLSSGPTGRQEPLQMEGSNMEQGAEDVEPGMPESPGHLTGRRKNYPLRKRPLVPEKPKACKVLLTRLENVAGPRSADEADELPPDLPKPPSPAPSSEDTGLAQPRKRRLASLNAEALNNLLLEREDTSSLAGTRRSRGGDPHRSRDRDRATGGWSSKKRPRPGDLGGGSRDLSPEPALDEAARRDGDPAPKRLASLNAAAFLKLSQERELPLRLPRAHPEADGRSTEPAALKAPRPKWAKVNGKNCPKARQGAGSGEAAGPLSWQGHPEEPWPPATLRRPSIQPPYQPLTKGLESPLGLRSHLPLLMGGQAALKPEPGRPGEESPAPKQELHQPSFPTPQLSPLPMPGNPADYSGLCGRPELTELGKFYLYYSQEGLQCGGYSLCPMLPEGKLSPVAAPNEGLLLAPSSVPAGSPFQHPAWGSRYCSSEDSGVNGYSICEMLPSSLTHIGTTCGGCPYKMPFAAEGCRSLGQLEFPLPEAGHPASPAHPLLGCPVPSVPPAAEPVPHLQTPTSEPQTVARACPQSAKPPSGSKSGLRTGSSCRHTARSKAARRPSHPKQSRVQRPRPRRRRRRRTNGWVPVGAACEKAVYVLDEPEPAIRKSYQAVERHGETIRVRDTVLLKSGPRKTSTPYVAKISALWENPESGELMMSLLWYYRPEHLQGGRSPSMHEPLQNEVFASRHQDQNSVACIEEKCYVLTFAEYCRFCAMAKRRGEGLPSRKTALVPPSADYSTPPHRTVPEDTDPELVFLCRHVYDFRHGRILKNPQ